From a single Methanofollis sp. W23 genomic region:
- a CDS encoding TIGR03557 family F420-dependent LLM class oxidoreductase produces the protein METKIGYFASLEQYRPMDALEQSVRAEKVGFDSIWADDHFHPWYHDNAQSAQAWAWMGAALQATKDIFFSTCITCPIMRYNPAIVAQTFATLRQMYPGRVGVAVGAGEAMNEVPVTGEWPTVPERQEMTVEAVEVMRKLWESDTPVTFKGDHFTLDKAFLYTKPDDEVPLYFSGMGPKGAKLAGKYGDHLMTVAADTNTLKDVTIPKFEEGAREAGKDPSKMEHAMLIWYSVDPDYDKAVEGNRFWAGCLVPSMFKYKVYSPKEVQLHANLVHSDVIKENYMCATDAEGMIKEIERFKAAGINHFCLGNSSPDVNFGIDVFKEVIPAVKD, from the coding sequence ATGGAAACAAAAATTGGCTACTTTGCATCTCTTGAGCAGTATAGGCCCATGGATGCCCTTGAACAGTCGGTACGAGCAGAAAAAGTAGGTTTTGATTCGATCTGGGCAGACGATCACTTCCACCCCTGGTACCATGACAACGCGCAGTCCGCCCAGGCATGGGCGTGGATGGGGGCCGCCCTCCAGGCAACCAAGGATATCTTCTTCTCCACCTGTATCACCTGCCCGATCATGCGGTATAACCCGGCGATTGTGGCCCAGACTTTTGCCACCCTCCGCCAGATGTACCCTGGTCGGGTCGGCGTGGCTGTCGGTGCGGGCGAGGCGATGAACGAAGTGCCGGTCACCGGCGAGTGGCCGACAGTCCCGGAGCGGCAGGAGATGACTGTTGAAGCCGTCGAAGTGATGCGAAAACTCTGGGAGAGCGACACCCCGGTCACCTTCAAAGGCGACCACTTCACGCTCGACAAGGCTTTCCTGTACACCAAACCAGACGATGAGGTTCCCCTCTACTTCAGTGGCATGGGCCCCAAGGGTGCGAAACTTGCTGGGAAGTATGGGGACCACCTCATGACCGTCGCCGCCGATACCAATACCCTCAAGGACGTCACCATCCCGAAATTTGAGGAAGGAGCCCGTGAGGCCGGGAAAGATCCGTCTAAGATGGAGCACGCCATGCTCATCTGGTACTCGGTCGATCCCGACTATGACAAAGCCGTCGAGGGCAACCGGTTCTGGGCAGGGTGTCTTGTCCCTTCCATGTTCAAGTACAAGGTCTATAGCCCGAAGGAAGTCCAGCTCCACGCCAATCTTGTCCACTCCGACGTCATCAAAGAGAACTACATGTGCGCGACCGACGCAGAAGGGATGATCAAAGAGATCGAGCGTTTCAAGGCGGCTGGAATTAATCATTTCTGTCTTGGCAACTCCAGCCCGGACGTGAACTTCGGCATCGACGTCTTCAAGGAGGTCATCCCCGCGGTCAAGGACTGA
- a CDS encoding cupin domain-containing protein, which translates to MEKPDHGEAFANGATFTPTGTVVSRDVSWIEHPAWPGVALKDLMTKSDTGEAFGYHLVRVDEGCEVGVHAHPDEWEWNGVLAGEGSFFFEEHEIPFTTGASFVTPPGVDHRVCATGGEVLLLALFIPGPG; encoded by the coding sequence ATGGAAAAACCAGATCATGGCGAGGCCTTCGCGAACGGCGCCACCTTCACCCCGACCGGAACGGTCGTCTCCAGGGACGTGTCCTGGATCGAGCACCCTGCATGGCCAGGGGTCGCTCTCAAAGACCTCATGACAAAGAGTGATACCGGTGAAGCGTTCGGGTATCATCTGGTCAGGGTCGATGAGGGGTGCGAGGTCGGTGTCCACGCCCACCCGGACGAGTGGGAATGGAACGGTGTCCTGGCAGGAGAGGGATCCTTCTTCTTTGAGGAACATGAGATTCCCTTCACCACAGGCGCCTCCTTTGTGACACCGCCTGGTGTCGACCATCGAGTCTGTGCCACCGGTGGAGAAGTGCTCCTTCTTGCCCTCTTCATCCCCGGCCCAGGCTGA
- a CDS encoding flavodoxin domain-containing protein, producing MTERILVAYASRYGSTEEIARVIADEIRDRGYEVDCINVMEVEDVTPYAAVVAGSPIYMGKWLPEAVDLAKHFRVELNERPLAAFAVGYSMKEESDLIRKSARASMNELRMYVHPQTEGTFAGKFDPEGMSTSDLQIMKMARAAPGDARDWTAIRNWARALPSVLFTLEEQA from the coding sequence ATGACTGAGAGGATATTAGTGGCATACGCGAGCAGGTACGGCTCGACAGAGGAGATTGCCCGGGTCATCGCAGACGAGATCAGGGATCGTGGCTATGAGGTCGACTGCATAAACGTGATGGAGGTCGAGGACGTCACGCCCTACGCCGCCGTCGTCGCCGGCAGCCCGATCTATATGGGCAAGTGGCTCCCTGAGGCGGTCGACCTGGCCAAGCACTTCAGGGTCGAGTTGAACGAGCGTCCGCTCGCCGCCTTTGCAGTCGGGTATTCGATGAAAGAGGAGAGCGACCTGATCAGGAAATCAGCCAGGGCCTCGATGAACGAGTTGCGGATGTACGTTCACCCCCAGACTGAGGGGACCTTTGCCGGGAAGTTCGACCCCGAAGGGATGAGCACGAGCGACCTCCAGATCATGAAGATGGCCAGGGCCGCCCCTGGAGACGCCAGGGACTGGACGGCGATCAGGAACTGGGCCAGGGCCCTGCCCTCGGTCCTCTTCACTCTCGAAGAGCAGGCCTGA
- a CDS encoding phosphatidylglycerol lysyltransferase domain-containing protein, whose protein sequence is MISIDEFRPVTPGDRTVFADLYRRHPPVHSDLSFTTMLCWNHYAHYEYARLGEGVVIMSTVQGERSFRGPIGPSDHEALEAVLDLAAREGGKVAYYLFDDATLDKVRSLCPALPLSPDRDFADYVYRTEDLAALHGRGYLTIRKHLNRFRRECGPAVEAVTPPLLDEVVEFLERWCEWRHCDDSPVLAEEKTALHYAITHFEDLGLEGIAVRVEDTIAGCALYDRLNEETAVVHFEKGLPDCEGIYKAVNQETALSLAGRYPYLNRESDLGIPGLREAKLRYHPHHMARVHTARRTDLEKRHL, encoded by the coding sequence ATGATCTCTATTGACGAGTTCAGGCCGGTCACTCCAGGCGACCGGACAGTCTTTGCCGACCTGTACCGCCGCCACCCGCCGGTGCACTCAGACCTGAGCTTCACCACGATGCTCTGCTGGAACCACTATGCCCATTACGAGTATGCCCGCCTCGGCGAGGGGGTCGTGATCATGAGCACGGTCCAGGGGGAACGCTCGTTCCGCGGCCCCATCGGCCCCTCTGACCACGAAGCCCTCGAGGCCGTCCTCGACCTTGCGGCGCGGGAGGGCGGGAAGGTGGCATATTACCTCTTCGACGACGCCACCCTCGACAAGGTGCGCTCGTTGTGCCCCGCCCTTCCCCTCAGCCCAGACCGGGACTTTGCCGACTATGTGTACCGCACAGAAGACCTCGCCGCACTCCATGGCAGAGGCTACCTCACCATCAGAAAACATCTCAACCGTTTCAGGCGCGAGTGTGGCCCTGCGGTCGAGGCGGTCACCCCGCCCCTCCTCGACGAGGTGGTCGAGTTCCTGGAGCGCTGGTGCGAGTGGCGCCATTGCGACGACTCGCCCGTCCTTGCCGAGGAGAAGACCGCCCTGCACTATGCGATCACGCATTTCGAGGACCTCGGACTCGAAGGGATCGCGGTGCGGGTCGAGGACACGATCGCCGGGTGCGCCCTGTACGACCGTCTCAACGAGGAGACGGCGGTGGTCCACTTCGAGAAGGGGCTCCCTGACTGCGAAGGGATCTACAAGGCCGTCAACCAGGAGACCGCCCTGAGCCTGGCCGGGCGCTACCCTTACCTCAACCGCGAGTCAGACCTCGGGATCCCTGGGCTGCGAGAGGCAAAACTGCGCTATCACCCCCATCACATGGCCAGGGTCCATACCGCCCGACGCACCGACCTGGAAAAGAGACATCTATGA
- a CDS encoding GNAT family N-acetyltransferase produces MLSGITLRTVRAWDAEEIVGLYRAGEWWKEEWTAHGIPPLIKGSFCFVVAVDRERAVGMGRAISDGCSDAYLQDIIVLPEYRGYGIGDAIVKTLVTFCTSHGLTWIGLIAQPGTVAFYQRHGFARMTGHVPMLLREEDDLY; encoded by the coding sequence ATGCTCTCCGGGATCACTCTCAGGACCGTCAGGGCCTGGGACGCCGAGGAGATCGTCGGGCTCTACCGTGCGGGCGAGTGGTGGAAGGAGGAGTGGACGGCCCACGGGATCCCCCCCCTCATCAAGGGAAGTTTCTGCTTTGTCGTCGCCGTCGACAGGGAACGGGCCGTAGGGATGGGGCGGGCGATCTCGGACGGGTGCTCTGACGCCTATCTCCAGGACATCATCGTCCTCCCCGAGTACAGGGGCTATGGGATCGGGGACGCCATCGTAAAGACTCTGGTCACCTTCTGCACATCCCACGGTCTCACCTGGATCGGGCTCATCGCCCAGCCAGGCACGGTTGCATTTTATCAACGCCACGGGTTTGCCAGGATGACAGGGCACGTCCCGATGCTCCTGAGGGAGGAAGATGATCTCTATTGA
- the serS gene encoding serine--tRNA ligase → MLELKFIRDHPEVVRADLTKRGDEEKLAWLDDLLEKDRRSREIQTEVNRMRSRRNKIGREINAARKAGEDIAPLLEEASTLPKVIKEAETELDAIDERVHFYLMRIPNILHESVPVGKDDTENVEVKRWGELKVPAFELKNHGALAVEHDWADFERAVKISGAGFYFLKGNLVLLDMALQRYALDMLMERGYTPVSPPYMMNRAAYEGVTDLADFENVMYKIDGEDEFMIATSEHPMAAMYKDEIFEEKDLPLKYAGISPCFRREIGAHGLDTKGLFRVHQFTKVEQFIYCKPEDSWQYHEELLANAEAYFQALGLPYHVVNICTGDIGTVAAKKYDIEVWMPREEQYREVVSCSNCTSYQAVGLNIRVRDASDFTSKHPVHTLNSTAVATSRTIRAILENYQQEDGSVVVPEVLRKYMGGIETL, encoded by the coding sequence ATGCTTGAGTTGAAGTTCATCAGGGATCATCCTGAGGTCGTGAGGGCCGACCTCACGAAGAGGGGAGACGAGGAGAAACTTGCATGGCTCGACGACCTGCTGGAGAAGGACCGGCGGAGCCGCGAGATCCAGACTGAGGTCAACCGGATGCGGAGCCGGCGCAACAAGATCGGCCGCGAGATCAATGCCGCCAGGAAGGCGGGCGAGGACATCGCGCCCCTCCTCGAAGAGGCGTCCACCCTCCCGAAGGTGATCAAGGAGGCCGAGACCGAACTCGACGCGATCGACGAGCGGGTCCATTTCTATCTGATGCGGATCCCCAATATCCTCCACGAGAGTGTCCCGGTCGGCAAGGACGACACCGAAAACGTCGAGGTGAAGCGGTGGGGTGAACTGAAGGTTCCGGCGTTCGAGTTGAAGAACCACGGCGCCCTCGCGGTCGAGCATGACTGGGCCGACTTCGAGCGTGCGGTCAAGATCTCAGGGGCCGGGTTCTACTTCCTCAAGGGCAACCTCGTCCTCCTGGACATGGCGCTGCAGCGCTATGCCCTCGACATGCTGATGGAGCGCGGCTACACTCCGGTCTCGCCCCCGTACATGATGAACCGGGCGGCGTACGAGGGGGTCACCGACCTCGCCGACTTCGAGAACGTGATGTACAAGATCGACGGCGAGGACGAGTTCATGATCGCCACGAGCGAGCACCCGATGGCGGCGATGTACAAGGACGAGATCTTCGAGGAGAAGGACCTCCCCCTGAAGTACGCCGGGATCAGCCCGTGTTTCAGGCGCGAGATCGGCGCCCACGGGCTCGACACGAAGGGGCTCTTCCGTGTCCACCAGTTCACGAAGGTCGAGCAGTTCATCTATTGCAAGCCTGAAGACTCGTGGCAGTACCATGAAGAACTCCTGGCCAATGCCGAGGCGTACTTCCAGGCCCTGGGCCTCCCGTATCATGTCGTCAACATCTGCACCGGCGATATCGGGACGGTGGCGGCGAAGAAGTACGACATCGAGGTCTGGATGCCTCGCGAGGAGCAGTACCGCGAGGTGGTCTCGTGCTCGAACTGCACCTCGTACCAGGCGGTGGGGCTCAACATCAGGGTGCGCGACGCCTCTGACTTCACCTCCAAGCACCCGGTCCACACTCTCAACAGCACGGCGGTGGCGACCTCCAGGACGATCAGGGCGATCCTCGAAAACTATCAGCAGGAGGACGGCTCGGTCGTGGTGCCCGAGGTGCTCAGGAAGTACATGGGCGGCATCGAGACGTTGTAA
- a CDS encoding TMEM175 family protein — MGRRDEGEKRPGRSRLTDVLPADRLNAFADGVFAIVITLLVLELPVPEGGEALVPALLEAWPDFLAYVISFVFIGGFWMTHASITRLTAEEDEVTFRLTLMTLFFVSFLPFTTRLMAGHLVGAGSHLSVLVYGLDLLVASVLLSAIMRYLAWRPELLVDGLAEDDFRLMERRRRSGIVSNGIGVLLALFLPPAAVVVYIAVAFFFFVQPFFYKRILRRSRER, encoded by the coding sequence ATGGGCCGCCGCGACGAGGGGGAGAAGAGACCGGGCCGGAGCCGCCTGACCGACGTGCTCCCCGCCGACCGGTTGAACGCCTTTGCCGACGGGGTGTTTGCGATCGTCATCACGCTCCTCGTCCTCGAACTCCCGGTGCCGGAGGGCGGCGAGGCCCTGGTCCCGGCGCTCCTGGAGGCATGGCCCGACTTCCTCGCCTATGTGATCAGTTTTGTATTCATCGGCGGGTTCTGGATGACGCATGCGTCCATCACCCGCCTGACCGCCGAGGAAGACGAGGTCACGTTCCGCCTCACCCTGATGACGCTCTTCTTCGTCTCCTTCCTGCCGTTCACCACGAGGCTGATGGCCGGCCACCTCGTCGGGGCGGGTTCGCACCTCTCGGTCCTCGTCTACGGCCTGGACCTCCTCGTCGCCTCGGTCCTGCTGAGCGCGATCATGCGTTACCTTGCGTGGCGCCCCGAACTGCTCGTCGACGGGCTTGCCGAGGATGATTTCCGTCTCATGGAGAGACGGCGACGGTCAGGTATCGTCTCCAATGGGATCGGGGTGCTGCTCGCCCTCTTCCTCCCGCCGGCGGCGGTCGTGGTGTACATTGCGGTGGCGTTCTTCTTCTTTGTCCAGCCATTTTTCTATAAACGGATCCTCAGACGGTCTCGGGAGAGGTGA